One part of the Rhodococcus oxybenzonivorans genome encodes these proteins:
- a CDS encoding phytoene desaturase family protein, translated as MTTAVVVGSGPNGLAAAIHLARQGVSVRVLEAKDTIGGGTRSSELTLPGLIHDDCSAFHPTGVASPFLQSLGLGDYGLRWLWPEIDLVHPLDSGSAGVLWRDIDRTAADMGEDGKAWQRMFGRLSTSFDELTGDVFRPIAHWPAHPLQLAEFGVNALAPAALTARRWKRPQTRALFGGVAAHAFSSLHAPMSSSVGLMLTAAGHAYGWPVAEGGSRSITDAMASLLGELGGTIETGVYVDSLDSLGSPDLVMLNVAPRAVLRIAGDRLPGRVARAYRRYKYGPAAFKIDFAVDGHVPWTNEHCRAAGTLHLGGTFEEVAEAEGQIVRGVMPARPTVLVGQQYLADPSRSSGGVNPIWAYAHVPHGYSGDATHAIIDQFERFAPGFRDRIVGQHVRSVAQMEQHNANYIGGDIGVGANTALQIAMRPRIGLDPYSTGIPGVYLCSSATAPGAGVHGMCGFNAAQSALKHLES; from the coding sequence GTGACAACTGCGGTAGTGGTCGGCAGCGGGCCCAACGGGCTCGCTGCCGCCATCCACCTGGCCAGGCAGGGCGTGTCGGTGCGGGTGCTCGAGGCCAAGGACACGATCGGTGGCGGCACCCGCTCCTCCGAACTCACCCTCCCCGGCCTCATCCACGACGACTGCTCGGCGTTCCACCCCACCGGGGTGGCTTCGCCCTTTCTGCAGTCGCTCGGTCTGGGCGACTACGGACTTCGGTGGCTGTGGCCGGAGATCGACCTGGTCCACCCCCTCGACTCCGGATCGGCCGGGGTGCTCTGGCGCGACATCGACCGCACCGCCGCGGACATGGGCGAGGACGGCAAGGCCTGGCAGCGGATGTTCGGCCGGCTGTCGACGTCGTTCGACGAGCTGACCGGCGACGTGTTCCGTCCGATCGCGCACTGGCCCGCACATCCTCTGCAGCTCGCCGAGTTCGGCGTAAACGCGCTCGCCCCGGCGGCGCTGACGGCCCGCCGGTGGAAGCGACCGCAGACACGAGCCCTGTTCGGCGGGGTGGCGGCCCACGCGTTCAGTTCGCTGCACGCCCCGATGAGCAGTTCCGTGGGTCTGATGCTCACCGCCGCCGGCCATGCGTACGGGTGGCCGGTCGCGGAGGGCGGTTCCCGGTCGATCACCGACGCGATGGCGTCGCTGCTCGGCGAGCTCGGCGGCACCATTGAGACCGGCGTGTACGTGGATTCGCTCGATTCGCTGGGCTCACCGGACCTCGTGATGCTCAACGTGGCGCCGCGTGCAGTGCTGCGAATAGCGGGTGATCGGTTGCCGGGCAGGGTCGCCCGCGCCTACCGCCGGTACAAGTACGGGCCGGCGGCCTTCAAGATCGATTTCGCCGTCGACGGCCATGTTCCGTGGACCAACGAGCACTGCCGCGCCGCGGGGACGCTGCATCTCGGCGGAACGTTCGAAGAGGTCGCTGAGGCCGAAGGACAGATCGTGCGTGGTGTCATGCCCGCGAGGCCGACGGTGCTCGTCGGGCAGCAGTACCTCGCGGACCCGTCCCGCTCTTCTGGGGGTGTCAACCCGATCTGGGCGTACGCGCACGTGCCCCATGGTTATTCAGGCGACGCCACGCATGCGATCATCGACCAGTTCGAGCGGTTCGCACCCGGGTTCCGGGACCGCATCGTGGGGCAGCACGTGCGCTCGGTGGCACAGATGGAACAGCACAACGCCAACTACATCGGCGGCGACATCGGAGTGGGCGCCAACACCGCACTGCAGATCGCGATGCGGCCCCGCATCGGCCTCGACCCGTATTCCACCGGAATCCCCGGGGTATACCTGTGCTCCTCCGCGACCGCGCCGGGGGCAGGAGTCCACGGTATGTGCGGCTTCAACGCCGCCCAGTCGGCGCTGAAACATCTCGAGAGCTGA
- a CDS encoding APC family permease: MTEPLSAPQLKRRLGVFDSVMIGLGSMIGAGIFAALAPAAAAAGGALLFGLAVAAVIAYCNANSSARLAALYPQSGGTYAYGRERLGPFFGYLAGWGFVVGKTASCAAMALTVGAYAWPGYEHVIAVVAVAVITAVNYLGVQKSAWATRGIVFFVLAVLALVVLLCLTATDTGFDGPVLTRGYGVTGVLQAAGLLFFAFAGYARIATLGEEVRDPRRTISRAIPLALAVTLLVYLLVAVAVLTVLGPDRLAAATDPLAEAVAAVGFAGAEPVVRVAAVVAALGSLLSLILGVSRTTFAMARDGNLPRVLDAVHPRYSVPHRAELAVGTVVAVLAATADLRGVIGFSSFAVLVYYLIANASAWTLSAQLRPRLVAATGAAGCLILAAFLPPPSVVWGIAVLGIGVAVYWVRAVVSRSRG, from the coding sequence ATGACCGAGCCGCTATCGGCGCCGCAGCTGAAACGCCGACTGGGAGTGTTCGACTCGGTGATGATCGGCCTCGGGTCGATGATCGGGGCCGGCATCTTCGCGGCGCTCGCTCCGGCTGCTGCCGCGGCGGGCGGCGCGTTGCTCTTCGGGTTGGCGGTCGCGGCGGTGATCGCCTACTGCAACGCCAACTCCTCGGCCCGCCTGGCAGCGCTCTACCCCCAGTCCGGGGGGACGTACGCGTACGGCCGCGAACGGCTCGGCCCCTTCTTCGGATACCTGGCCGGCTGGGGTTTCGTCGTCGGGAAAACTGCTTCCTGTGCGGCCATGGCCCTGACCGTCGGCGCCTACGCCTGGCCGGGCTACGAGCACGTCATCGCGGTCGTCGCCGTCGCGGTGATCACCGCGGTCAACTATCTGGGTGTTCAGAAATCGGCGTGGGCCACCCGCGGAATCGTGTTCTTCGTCCTCGCCGTCCTGGCCTTGGTCGTGTTGCTGTGCCTCACCGCCACCGACACGGGTTTCGACGGCCCGGTACTGACCCGGGGATACGGCGTCACCGGTGTTCTGCAAGCGGCCGGCTTGTTGTTCTTCGCCTTCGCCGGGTACGCCCGTATTGCCACTCTGGGTGAGGAGGTCCGGGACCCGCGCCGAACCATCTCCCGGGCCATCCCCCTTGCGCTCGCCGTCACCCTGCTCGTGTACCTCCTGGTCGCGGTCGCAGTGTTGACCGTCCTCGGTCCGGACCGGCTGGCCGCAGCGACCGACCCGCTGGCCGAGGCGGTCGCTGCCGTCGGATTCGCTGGTGCCGAGCCCGTCGTGCGGGTCGCCGCTGTCGTCGCCGCACTCGGCTCCCTGCTCTCGCTGATCCTCGGCGTATCCCGCACCACATTCGCGATGGCCCGCGACGGAAACCTGCCCCGGGTCCTCGACGCCGTCCACCCTCGCTATTCGGTACCGCACCGCGCCGAGCTGGCCGTGGGAACCGTCGTGGCTGTCCTCGCCGCGACAGCGGATCTGCGGGGCGTCATCGGGTTCTCGTCGTTCGCCGTGCTGGTCTACTACCTGATCGCGAACGCCTCTGCGTGGACGTTGTCTGCGCAGCTACGGCCCCGGCTCGTCGCGGCGACGGGTGCGGCCGGATGTCTGATCCTCGCCGCGTTCCTTCCCCCACCCTCGGTGGTGTGGGGCATCGCCGTCCTCGGTATCGGCGTTGCCGTGTACTGGGTGCGCGCCGTCGTGTCCCGATCGCGAGGATGA
- a CDS encoding YciI family protein has product MSLFVVEYTYNPETSSRRDDHRGDHRGWIAEMIRRKVVRSTGPLADGTGAFIIADGPDEETITRLFQQDPFVQAKLVENMRVSEWHPVMGEFSE; this is encoded by the coding sequence ATGTCTCTGTTCGTCGTGGAATACACCTACAACCCGGAGACGTCGTCGCGGCGTGACGATCACCGGGGCGATCATCGCGGCTGGATCGCGGAAATGATCCGGCGGAAGGTGGTGCGTTCGACCGGTCCCCTCGCCGACGGCACGGGCGCCTTCATCATCGCCGATGGGCCCGACGAAGAAACGATCACTCGACTGTTCCAACAGGATCCGTTCGTTCAGGCGAAACTCGTGGAGAACATGCGAGTCAGCGAATGGCATCCGGTGATGGGCGAATTCAGCGAGTGA
- a CDS encoding DUF998 domain-containing protein has protein sequence MSSAHDARTVRVGGVAWVLISLYFVAEVITAAAWPRRYEATADSISKLGATGCDGSASQLAVARICSPLHALMNGAFVMTGVLIVVGAAGLRGFLPAGRLRVTALALLGLAALSAALTGLVPINVDADLHQIVATPTFVARNAALAFLAVALFERWRGFAVWTGSCCLAGMLGTIAIVVPGTSFGSAERLALYPFILWAVSAGVAALVVSRGVDSWRVEP, from the coding sequence ATGAGCTCAGCACACGATGCACGTACCGTGCGCGTAGGCGGCGTTGCGTGGGTACTGATTTCGCTGTACTTCGTCGCGGAGGTGATCACCGCAGCAGCGTGGCCGAGACGGTACGAGGCGACTGCCGACTCGATTAGCAAGCTCGGTGCGACGGGATGCGACGGATCCGCATCCCAGCTGGCGGTCGCCCGAATCTGCTCACCCCTTCACGCGCTGATGAACGGTGCTTTCGTCATGACCGGTGTGTTGATCGTCGTGGGTGCTGCCGGATTGCGGGGATTCCTCCCCGCCGGACGGCTGCGGGTGACCGCCCTGGCTCTGCTCGGGCTGGCCGCACTGAGCGCGGCACTGACCGGACTGGTGCCCATCAACGTGGACGCCGACCTGCATCAGATCGTCGCCACCCCGACATTCGTGGCACGCAACGCAGCCCTCGCCTTCCTCGCTGTGGCGCTGTTCGAGCGGTGGCGCGGATTCGCCGTCTGGACAGGATCGTGCTGCCTCGCGGGAATGCTCGGCACCATCGCCATCGTCGTCCCCGGCACGTCGTTCGGCTCCGCCGAACGGCTTGCGTTGTACCCCTTCATCCTCTGGGCGGTCAGCGCCGGAGTCGCAGCACTGGTGGTGAGCCGGGGCGTCGACTCGTGGCGTGTCGAGCCTTGA
- a CDS encoding FAD-binding and (Fe-S)-binding domain-containing protein, which translates to MAELTGLAADLRADLAARGIDLDTGLRRRAEYSFDASNYRVPPLAVAFPRTVDDVVSIVRACTDRAVPITSRGGGTSLAGNAIGRGVVLDFSRHMAAVHSVDAAARTAVVEPGIVLTDLQKEVQLATDGAFTFAPDPSSKSRATVGGAIGNDACGNHSVRYGRTSDHVIALDLVTAGGHRLTATRNGVRATDPDDASAVAEAERIGTGLRDLADSHLAEFRLELGRIPRQVSGFHLANLLPENGFDVARALVGSEGTCAVIVAATVALVPVPPAAMLLCLGYRDLVDAARDNAMLLAYAPAAIEGIDSAIVDTMRHLRGADSVVGLPEGSAWLYVDLDGDDSAEVERRGAELVSKLRAAGRLVDARVVADPAERASLWRVREDGAGLSARLVEGGESWTGWEDSAVAPEQLADYLVDIKALLAEFHLTGVMYGHFGAGCMHIRINFDQRTEEGRDVMSRFIHRAAELCVRFGGSMSGEHGDGRARSSLLPLMYSPTVMSAFSRFKQLWDPATLLNPGSIVDPEPLLGSLALDGVDPRPWQTSFDLTPTSEVPVAPFVHAVQGCIGVGRCRASTGGVMCPSFRATGDEKDSTRGRARALQEMVRNSPTIADGWASEDVKESLDLCLSCKACSTDCPVGVDMATYKAEFLDHHYRGRIRPLSHYSLGWLPVWLRAAERSAPVVNKLTTGRLAKIAARLGGITPHRELPEFASRKQIRREVGSTSGNSTADVVLLADTFTRGFRPQVVGAAARVLEQAGLSSQCRSDACCGLTWISTGQLDRAKKTLTKAAELLDDGTDRPIVVLEPSCAAALRKDLPELVHTDAARRVAARVQSFAGAVLDHVAAGWQPSAALPEDVTVQTHCHEYAAFGAATQRKALQAVGVARVREATGCCGVAGNFGFENEHYDVSMQVAEQALAPALRATPDEAAVLTDGFSCHMQVRQLEPSRTSLHLAELLDPGRSRLFGSR; encoded by the coding sequence GTGGCTGAGCTGACCGGTCTTGCCGCCGACCTCCGCGCTGATCTGGCAGCGCGGGGCATCGACCTCGACACCGGGTTGCGCCGGCGGGCCGAGTACTCCTTCGACGCCTCGAACTACCGCGTGCCGCCGCTGGCCGTGGCGTTTCCACGCACCGTGGACGATGTGGTGTCGATCGTCCGGGCATGCACCGACCGTGCGGTACCCATCACCAGTCGCGGCGGCGGTACCTCGCTCGCCGGCAACGCCATCGGCAGGGGAGTGGTCCTCGACTTCTCCCGGCACATGGCCGCCGTCCACTCGGTGGATGCCGCCGCGCGCACCGCCGTCGTCGAACCCGGGATCGTGCTCACGGACCTGCAGAAAGAGGTTCAGCTGGCGACGGACGGGGCCTTCACCTTCGCCCCCGACCCGTCGAGTAAGTCCCGCGCCACCGTCGGTGGTGCGATCGGGAACGATGCCTGCGGCAACCACTCCGTGCGATACGGGCGCACATCGGATCACGTCATCGCTCTCGACCTCGTCACCGCCGGGGGACATCGGTTGACGGCGACTCGGAACGGCGTCCGCGCCACCGACCCCGACGACGCGTCCGCCGTGGCCGAAGCGGAACGGATCGGGACCGGGCTGCGGGACCTGGCCGACAGTCACCTCGCCGAGTTCCGGCTCGAGCTCGGTCGGATCCCGCGGCAGGTGTCCGGGTTTCACCTCGCGAACCTGTTGCCGGAGAACGGATTCGACGTCGCACGCGCCCTCGTCGGCAGCGAGGGGACGTGTGCGGTGATCGTGGCCGCCACCGTGGCGCTGGTGCCGGTGCCCCCGGCGGCGATGCTCTTGTGCCTCGGCTACCGCGACCTGGTGGACGCGGCGCGAGACAATGCGATGCTCCTCGCGTATGCACCGGCGGCGATCGAGGGTATCGACTCGGCGATCGTCGACACCATGCGACACCTCCGCGGAGCCGACTCCGTCGTGGGACTTCCCGAAGGCTCGGCGTGGCTGTACGTCGATCTCGACGGGGACGATTCCGCCGAGGTCGAGCGGCGCGGCGCCGAACTGGTGTCCAAGTTGCGGGCGGCGGGGCGCCTCGTCGACGCCCGCGTGGTCGCGGATCCTGCCGAACGCGCGTCGCTGTGGCGAGTGCGTGAGGACGGTGCCGGGTTGTCTGCGCGGCTCGTCGAGGGCGGTGAATCGTGGACCGGCTGGGAAGATTCCGCGGTCGCTCCCGAGCAACTCGCCGACTACCTGGTGGACATCAAGGCGCTTCTCGCCGAGTTCCACCTCACCGGAGTGATGTACGGCCACTTCGGTGCCGGCTGCATGCACATTCGCATCAACTTCGATCAGCGCACCGAGGAAGGCCGGGACGTCATGTCGCGGTTCATCCACCGGGCGGCGGAACTGTGCGTCCGGTTCGGCGGTTCGATGTCGGGGGAGCACGGCGACGGACGGGCACGCTCGTCGCTGCTACCGCTCATGTACTCGCCGACCGTGATGTCGGCGTTCTCCCGGTTCAAACAGCTGTGGGATCCGGCCACGCTGCTCAATCCGGGCAGCATCGTCGATCCGGAACCGTTGCTCGGAAGTCTCGCGCTCGACGGCGTCGACCCACGACCCTGGCAGACCAGCTTCGACCTCACACCCACCAGTGAGGTGCCCGTCGCCCCATTCGTCCACGCGGTGCAGGGCTGTATCGGCGTGGGCCGCTGCCGCGCGTCGACGGGCGGCGTGATGTGCCCCAGCTTCCGGGCGACCGGCGACGAGAAGGACTCCACCCGCGGCCGGGCGCGTGCCCTCCAGGAGATGGTGCGCAACTCGCCGACGATCGCCGATGGCTGGGCCTCCGAGGACGTCAAGGAATCCTTGGACCTGTGCCTGTCCTGTAAGGCGTGCTCCACCGACTGCCCGGTGGGCGTCGACATGGCCACCTACAAAGCCGAATTCCTCGACCACCACTACCGCGGCCGGATTCGTCCACTGTCGCACTACTCGCTCGGCTGGTTGCCGGTGTGGCTGCGGGCCGCGGAACGGTCGGCTCCCGTCGTCAACAAACTCACCACCGGACGGCTCGCGAAGATCGCTGCCCGCCTGGGCGGTATCACCCCCCACCGAGAACTACCGGAGTTCGCGTCGCGCAAGCAGATTCGACGTGAGGTCGGGAGCACGTCGGGAAATTCGACCGCAGATGTCGTGCTGCTCGCCGACACCTTCACGCGGGGTTTCCGGCCGCAGGTAGTCGGCGCGGCCGCGCGGGTGCTCGAGCAGGCGGGACTCAGCTCCCAGTGTCGAAGCGACGCATGCTGCGGTCTGACCTGGATTTCGACCGGCCAACTCGATCGTGCCAAGAAGACCCTGACCAAGGCGGCAGAGCTGCTCGACGACGGCACCGACCGTCCCATCGTCGTCCTCGAACCGAGTTGTGCTGCGGCACTGCGCAAGGATCTGCCCGAGCTGGTCCACACCGACGCCGCACGACGGGTCGCGGCCAGAGTGCAGAGCTTCGCCGGTGCGGTGCTCGACCACGTCGCGGCGGGGTGGCAACCGAGCGCCGCGCTGCCGGAAGACGTCACCGTGCAGACCCATTGCCACGAGTACGCGGCGTTCGGTGCGGCCACCCAGCGCAAAGCCCTCCAAGCAGTAGGCGTGGCGCGGGTGCGGGAAGCGACCGGATGTTGCGGCGTCGCAGGGAACTTTGGATTCGAGAACGAGCACTACGACGTCAGCATGCAGGTGGCCGAGCAAGCCCTCGCCCCAGCCCTGCGCGCAACCCCCGACGAGGCCGCAGTCCTCACCGACGGATTCAGCTGCCACATGCAGGTGCGCCAACTCGAACCGTCGAGGACGTCGCTGCACCTCGCTGAACTCCTCGACCCGGGGCGGAGCCGCCTGTTCGGTTCACGCTGA
- a CDS encoding FAD-dependent oxidoreductase, which yields MTELLDLSTDVLVIGGGPAGAWAALRAAQSGAEVVLVDKGYCGTSGATAPSGTGVWYVQPDPAERAKAKASRETLGGHLADHQWMNRVLHQTYVNMNLLGEEGRYPFPVDPDTGQQIRTGLQGPEYMRRMRAWIKRAGVRILDHSPALELLVDADGVVRGAAGYQRQDHRDYRVAAGAVVIASGGCAFLSRALGTNVDTGDGALMAAEVGATFSGMEFSNAYAIVPANSTITKTAYYGYATFFRADGSVLEGAGSTKGRSVIARTLLSEPVYAQLDRADDVVQRQMRLGQPNFFLQFDRRGINPFTDRFEVSMLAEGTVRGTGGIEVVDDSCTTTVPGLFAAGDAATRERICGGFTGGGSHNSAWAMSSGSWAGTGAARFARSAGRIRASELRAVGRAGLRPTSRSEVDAPAVVAAAQAELLPYEKNLLRDGGRVQGALDELESLWTAVSSGLGADSGDQRVRARQAAAITAVGRWMYHSALARTETRGMSKRSDFPDLDPAQHHHILTGGLDEVWTAAGALKGAELQVAS from the coding sequence ATGACCGAACTTCTCGACCTGAGTACCGACGTTCTCGTCATCGGCGGTGGGCCCGCCGGTGCGTGGGCGGCTCTGCGCGCCGCCCAGTCCGGCGCCGAGGTCGTCCTCGTCGACAAGGGGTACTGCGGGACGAGCGGTGCGACGGCACCCTCGGGAACCGGGGTCTGGTACGTGCAGCCCGACCCGGCCGAGCGCGCCAAGGCGAAGGCCAGCCGCGAGACACTCGGCGGTCACCTCGCCGACCATCAGTGGATGAACCGTGTCCTGCACCAGACGTACGTCAACATGAACCTTCTCGGCGAGGAGGGAAGGTACCCGTTCCCCGTCGACCCCGACACGGGACAGCAGATCCGCACCGGACTGCAGGGACCCGAGTACATGCGCCGGATGCGGGCGTGGATCAAGCGGGCAGGCGTCCGGATCCTCGACCACTCACCGGCGCTCGAGCTCCTCGTCGACGCCGACGGCGTGGTACGCGGCGCGGCGGGATACCAGCGTCAGGATCACCGCGACTATCGCGTCGCTGCCGGCGCGGTCGTGATCGCCAGCGGTGGTTGCGCGTTCCTGTCCCGCGCGCTCGGCACCAACGTCGACACCGGGGACGGTGCGCTGATGGCGGCGGAGGTGGGGGCCACGTTCTCCGGGATGGAATTCTCCAATGCCTACGCCATCGTGCCCGCCAACTCGACCATCACCAAGACCGCCTACTACGGCTACGCCACCTTCTTCCGCGCCGACGGAAGCGTCCTCGAGGGTGCCGGCTCGACCAAGGGTCGCTCGGTGATAGCGCGAACGTTGCTGTCCGAACCGGTCTACGCGCAGCTCGACCGCGCCGACGACGTGGTGCAGCGACAGATGCGACTGGGTCAGCCCAACTTCTTTTTGCAGTTCGATCGTCGCGGCATCAACCCGTTCACCGACCGCTTCGAGGTGAGCATGCTCGCCGAAGGCACCGTGCGAGGAACCGGCGGCATCGAGGTGGTCGACGACAGCTGCACCACTACGGTTCCCGGATTGTTCGCGGCCGGGGACGCCGCCACCCGGGAACGTATCTGCGGAGGGTTCACCGGTGGCGGCAGCCACAACTCGGCATGGGCGATGTCGTCGGGCAGTTGGGCCGGAACGGGTGCCGCTCGCTTCGCTCGCTCGGCCGGCCGGATTCGCGCGTCCGAGCTCCGCGCGGTGGGCCGAGCCGGACTGCGGCCGACGTCGCGATCCGAAGTGGATGCCCCGGCCGTCGTGGCGGCCGCGCAAGCGGAACTGCTCCCGTACGAGAAGAACCTGCTGCGTGACGGAGGACGTGTTCAGGGTGCCCTCGACGAACTGGAGTCGTTGTGGACGGCGGTATCTTCGGGCCTCGGCGCCGATTCCGGTGACCAACGGGTCCGGGCCCGGCAGGCAGCGGCGATCACTGCGGTCGGCCGCTGGATGTACCACTCCGCGCTGGCACGCACCGAAACGCGGGGCATGAGCAAGCGATCCGATTTCCCCGACCTCGACCCCGCCCAGCACCATCACATCCTCACCGGCGGCCTGGACGAAGTGTGGACCGCGGCCGGAGCGCTCAAAGGTGCAGAACTGCAGGTGGCTTCGTGA
- a CDS encoding 4Fe-4S dicluster domain-containing protein: protein MIEVVLAEACIGCDKCVDACPTNVFDRTESGVPAIARQSDCQTCFMCEAYCPVDALYVDPRSTPLPDGQHIADEHIGRYRERLGWGKGRIAGSLTAIGPALPHGAPPPRLRP, encoded by the coding sequence GTGATCGAGGTGGTCCTGGCCGAGGCGTGCATCGGCTGCGACAAGTGCGTCGACGCATGCCCCACCAACGTCTTCGATCGCACCGAGTCGGGGGTTCCGGCGATCGCCCGCCAGTCCGACTGCCAGACGTGCTTCATGTGCGAGGCGTACTGCCCCGTCGACGCCCTCTACGTCGATCCCCGGTCCACGCCGCTGCCGGACGGTCAGCACATCGCTGACGAGCACATCGGCCGCTACCGGGAAAGACTCGGATGGGGGAAGGGACGAATCGCCGGATCGCTCACGGCGATCGGCCCCGCCCTGCCGCACGGCGCGCCGCCGCCGAGGCTCCGCCCGTGA